From Glycine soja cultivar W05 chromosome 4, ASM419377v2, whole genome shotgun sequence, the proteins below share one genomic window:
- the LOC114409194 gene encoding mitochondrial uncoupling protein 4-like: MSLKGFFEGGVASIVAGCTTHPLDLIKVRMQLQETHTLRPAFAFHGPTPMPPPPPSGPISVGLRIVQSEGLAALFSGVSATVLRQTLYSTTRMGLYDVLKRHWTDPDRGTMPLTRKITAGLVAGGIGAAVGNPADVAMVRMQADGRLPPAERRNYNGVFDAIRRMSNQEGVGSLWRGSALTVNRAMIVTASQLASYDQFKESILGRGWMEDGLGTHVLASFAAGFVASIASNPIDVIKTRVMNMKAEAYNGALDCALKTVRAEGPLALYKGFIPTISRQGPFTVVLFVTLEQVRKLFKDF, from the coding sequence ATGAGTCTTAAGGGATTTTTCGAGGGTGGTGTCGCTTCCATCGTCGCAGGCTGCACCACTCACCCACTCGACCTCATCAAAGTTCGAATGCAACTTCAAGAAACCCACACTCTCCGCCCAGCCTTTGCCTTTCACGGTCCCACTCCAATGCCTCCTCCGCCGCCCTCCGGCCCCATCTCCGTCGGCCTCCGCATCGTTCAGTCGGAGGGACTCGCCGCTCTTTTCTCCGGCGTCTCCGCCACCGTCCTCCGCCAGACGCTCTACTCCACCACCCGCATGGGCCTCTACGACGTCCTCAAGCGCCACTGGACCGACCCCGACCGCGGAACCATGCCCCTCACAAGAAAAATCACGGCCGGGCTCGTCGCCGGCGGGATCGGAGCCGCCGTGGGCAACCCCGCCGACGTGGCGATGGTGCGAATGCAGGCCGACGGGCGCCTCCCGCCGGCGGAGCGTCGCAACTACAACGGCGTGTTCGACGCGATACGGCGCATGAGTAACCAAGAAGGCGTTGGTAGCCTGTGGCGCGGTTCAGCGCTTACGGTGAACCGCGCGATGATCGTTACGGCTTCTCAGTTGGCCTCGTACGACCAGTTTAAGGAAAGCATTTTAGGACGCGGCTGGATGGAGGACGGGCTTGGGACCCACGTGTTAGCGAGTTTTGCGGCGGGTTTTGTGGCCTCGATTGCGTCGAACCCCATTGATGTTATAAAGACTAGGGTGATGAACATGAAGGCTGAGGCTTACAATGGGGCCTTGGATTGTGCTCTCAAGACTGTTAGGGCCGAAGGACCTCTTGCCCTTTATAAGGGTTTCATCCCTACAATTTCAAGGCAGGGTCCTTTCACCGTTGTCCTCTTTGTCACCCTCGAACAAGTCAGGAAGCTCTTCAAggacttttga
- the LOC114409190 gene encoding aspartyl protease AED3-like: protein MEAKLATTIILIFSVIWLMRVNGIDPCASQADNSDLNVIPIYSKCSPFKPPKSDSSWDNRIINMASKDPLRFKYLSTLVGQKTVSTAPIASGQTFNIGNYVVRVKLGTPGQLLFMVLDTSTDEAFVPCSGCTGCSDTTFSPKASTSYGPLDCSVPQCGQVRGLSCPATGTGACSFNQSYAGSSFSATLVQDSLRLATDVIPNYSFGCVNAITGASVPAQGLLGLGRGPLSLLSQSGSNYSGIFSYCLPSFKSYYFSGSLKLGPVGQPKSIRTTPLLRSPHRPSLYYVNFTGISVGRVLVPFPSEYLGFNPNTGSGTIIDSGTVITRFVEPVYNAVREEFRKQVGGTTFTSIGAFDTCFVKTYETLAPPITLHFEGLDLKLPLENSLIHSSAGSLACLAMAAAPDNVNSVLNVIANFQQQNLRILFDTVNNKVGIAREVCN, encoded by the coding sequence ATGGAGGCTAAGTTGGCCACCACCATAATACTTATTTTCTCCGTAATTTGGCTTATGAGGGTGAATGGCATAGACCCTTGTGCCTCTCAAGCGGATAATTCCGACCTGAACGTGATTCCCATCTACAGCAAATGCTCACCGTTCAAACCACCAAAGTCAGACTCATCGTGGGACAACAGAATTATAAACATGGCCTCAAAAGACCCACTCCGATTCAAATACTTGTCCACCTTAGTGGGCCAAAAGACCGTGTCCACGGCCCCAATCGCTTCGGGCCAGACCTTCAACATCGGCAACTACGTCGTCAGGGTCAAATTGGGAACCCCTGGTCAACTTTTGTTCATGGTCCTCGACACCAGCACCGACGAGGCCTTCGTTCCATGCTCGGGCTGCACGGGCTGCTCCGACACCACTTTCTCGCCCAAAGCCTCCACCAGCTATGGCCCATTGGACTGCTCTGTTCCCCAGTGCGGTCAGGTCCGCGGGCTTTCGTGCCCCGCCACAGGTACCGGCGCGTGCTCCTTCAACCAATCCTACGCGGGCTCATCTTTCTCCGCCACCCTAGTCCAAGACTCGTTAAGATTAGCCACTGATGTTATCCCCAACTACTCCTTCGGCTGCGTCAACGCCATCACCGGCGCCTCTGTCCCGGCCCAAGGGCTTTTGGGCCTGGGCCGTGGCCCGCTGTCCTTGCTCTCCCAATCCGGGTCAAATTACTCGGGCATCTTCTCTTACTGTCTCCCCAGCTTCAAGTCCTACTACTTCTCTGGGTCGCTCAAGCTCGGGCCCGTGGGCCAGCCCAAGAGCATTCGCACCACCCCGCTTCTTCGCAGCCCTCACCGTCCTTCTCTTTACTACGTGAACTTCACCGGAATCAGCGTGGGGCGTGTCCTGGTACCCTTTCCCAGCGAGTATCTTGGGTTTAACCCGAATACAGGATCCGGAACCATAATTGATTCGGGCACGGTGATAACCCGGTTCGTGGAGCCCGTTTACAACGCGGTGAGGGAGGAGTTCAGGAAGCAGGTGGGAGGCACTACATTCACGAGCATTGGAGCCTTCGATACGTGTTTTGTGAAAACCTACGAAACTCTGGCGCCGCCAATTACGCTGCACTTcgaggggttggacctgaaacTGCCGTTGGAAAACAGCTTGATCCACAGCAGCGCGGGTTCGCTGGCGTGTCTTGCAATGGCGGCGGCACCCGACAATGTGAACTCGGTGTTGAACGTCATCGCCAACTTTCAGCAACAGAACCTTAGGATTTTGTTTGATACCGTCAATAATAAGGTTGGCATAGCCCGTGAGGTTTGTAACTAG
- the LOC114409191 gene encoding uncharacterized protein LOC114409191, with protein MMKTRCRLPLLAFFAFASFLFLMRSSLLEKTSSTMPHSFNTDQALSILFGEFSNQEKAVFLGNNEPSLVAAPRKLCGYTPEAKKAALQKLENVLLEPPRAASGKSPNYLKRTRFLPDLMGDSLEHYPRRVFIDVGPPEKEGGSGTEWFSKNYPTRDKKFEMYNIETVTEEWSTGKEQIEMSDWVRKNVKEEEYVVMKAEAEVVKEMMKSSAIGLVDELFLECKPNRGSRISGINSNRRAYWECLALYGKLRDKGVAVHQWWG; from the coding sequence ATGATGAAAACACGTTGTCGCTTGCCGCTTTTGGCATTCTTCGCATTCGCTTCTTTCTTATTCCTAATGAGATCATCCCTGCTTGAAAAAACCTCTTCCACCATGCCTCATTCCTTCAACACTGACCAGGCTCTGTCAATTCTATTCGGCGAATTTTCTAACCAAGAGAAAGCGGTTTTCCTCGGCAACAACGAGCCGAGCCTAGTGGCTGCGCCGAGGAAGCTATGCGGTTACACCCCGGAGGCAAAGAAAGCGGCGTTGCAGAAGCTCGAGAACGTGCTTCTGGAACCGCCGAGAGCGGCTTCCGGGAAATCACCAAATTACTTAAAACGCACGCGGTTCTTGCCGGATTTGATGGGTGATTCTCTGGAGCACTACCCTCGTCGCGTTTTCATCGACGTGGGGCCGCCGGAGAAGGAGGGCGGGAGCGGAACGGAGTGGTTTTCGAAGAATTACCCGACGAGGGACAAGAAGTTCGAGATGTATAACATAGAGACGGTGACGGAGGAGTGGTCGACGGGGAAGGAACAGATAGAGATGTCCGATTGGGTTAGGAAGAACGTGAAGGAGGAGGAGTATGTGGTGATGAAAGCTGAGGCCGAAGTGGTGAAGGAGATGATGAAGAGCAGTGCCATTGGGCTGGTGGACGAGCTTTTCTTGGAGTGCAAACCCAATCGCGGGAGCAGAATCTCAGGGATTAACTCCAACCGAAGAGCTTATTGGGAGTGCTTGGCTTTGTATGGCAAGTTAAGGGATAAGGGTGTCGCAGTGCACCAGTGGTGGGGTtag